The Arachis duranensis cultivar V14167 chromosome 2, aradu.V14167.gnm2.J7QH, whole genome shotgun sequence genome has a window encoding:
- the LOC107472761 gene encoding pentatricopeptide repeat-containing protein At5g18950-like isoform X2 — translation MIRAITCSHSLITPLRRSAPQTCQTQFRSLTLETKDGDHAGNINSNAKDRNFVDFVIEICRVTRTTPRWETTLLSQYPSFNFKDPSFFLHYLTHQHNAFLSLRFFYWLCSSCGFSPDQSSCSALFDELVNAGASKAAKALLDWPDFNPGPHSLEGYIRSLSSGGMVEDALHVFDELQKVGFCPSAETWKKSLLGCLKVGRTDLVWTLYGRMLESGVAANIDVEIVGYLVKALCVEGKVSKGYELLRQVLGNGLSPDNTVFNTLIRGFCKNGEYDRVSEILHIMIAKKGNPDIFTYQEVINGLLKENNSEGLRVFNDIKDRAYFPDRVMYTTVIEGLCKKGQLGVARKLWFEMIQKGLLPNEYTYNVMLHGYCKAGELVEAKKLFNDMRSRGYVGNTFNYTTMISGLCSHGEAHKAWVLFQKMPQRGVVRDLITYNSLINGLCNEGDLVKATKLFNELQTQGLQPSAFTFTPLIKGLCRFGETQEAIRLWNDMRDRHLIPPSITHDHIIKGLCKEGNSAEGMKWLRRMVRWELKPVRKTLEILICTLSQEKSQPFNKRRMRVVICIVPWI, via the coding sequence ATGATCAGGGCAATAACATGTTCACATTCTCTTATTACACCCCTCCGCCGTAGCGCTCCCCAAACCTGTCAAACTCAATTCCGAAGCCTCACATTGGAGACCAAAGATGGGGATCATGCTGGCAACATCAACTCAAATGCCAAAGATCGTAACTTTGTTGATTTCGTCATCGAAATTTGCAGAGTCACTCGGACAACACCGCGTTGGGAGACTACCCTTCTTTCCCAATACCCATCTTTCAATTTCAAAGACCCTTCTTTCTTCCTACATTACCTGACCCACCAGCACAATGCGTTCCTCTCCCTTCGATTCTTTTACTGGCTTTGCTCTAGTTGTGGCTTTTCACCGGACCAATCTTCATGCAGCGCCCTCTTTGATGAACTTGTGAATGCTGGAGCATCTAAAGCTGCAAAGGCGTTGCTTGATTGGCCCGATTTTAACCCTGGGCCTCATTCATTGGAGGGTTACATAAGGAGCCTTAGCAGTGGTGGAATGGTTGAAGATGCActccatgtgtttgatgaattgcAAAAGGTTGGATTTTGTCCGTCAGCGGAAACTTGGAAGAAATCTCTATTGGGTTGTTTGAAGGTTGGGAGGACCGATCTGGTTTGGACATTGTATGGGCGTATGTTGGAATCTGGTGTTGCGGCTAACATTGATGTTGAGATTGTTGGATATCTGGTAAAGGCGCTATGTGTTGAAGGCAAGGTTTCGAAGGGATATGAACTTCTTAGGCAGGTTCTAGGGAATGGCTTGAGTCCTGACAATACTGTTTTTAACACACTTATTAGAGGGTTCTGTAAGAATGGAGAGTATGATAGGGTATCTGAGATCCTTCatatcatgattgccaagaagGGTAATCCAGATATCTTTACTTACCAAGAAGTCATCAATGGACTCTTGAAAGAGAACAATTCTGAGGGATTGCGGGTTTTCAATGATATCAAGGATAGAGCGTATTTCCCTGATAGAGTCATGTACACAACAGTGATCGAAGGCCTCTGCAAGAAGGGACAGCTTGGTGTCGCAAGGAAGTTGTGGTTTGAGATGATTCAAAAAGGGTTACTTCCTAATGAGTATACCTATAATGTAATGTTACATGGGTATTGTAAGGCTGGTGAACTTGTTGAGGCAAAGAAGCTCTTTAATGATATGCGTTCTAGAGGTTATGTAGGAAACACATTCAACTACACCACAATGATTTCGGGTTTGTGTTCACATGGTGAGGCACATAAAGCATGGGTCTTGTTTCAAAAAATGCCTCAAAGGGGTGTGGTTCGTGATTTGATCACTTACAATTCTTTGATTAATGGACTTTGCAATGAGGGGGATCTTGTTAAGGCAACAAAACTTTTTAATGAACTTCAGACACAGGGTTTACAGCCATCGGCTTTCACTTTTACTCCTCTTATAAAAGGACTTTGTAGATTTGGAGAAACGCAGGAGGCAATCAGGTTATGGAATGATATGCGCGATCGGCATTTAATACCACCCTCTATTACACACGACCATATTATTAAGGGGTTATGTAAAGAAGGCAATTCTGCAGAGGGAATGAAATGGCTGCGAAGAATGGTGAGATGGGAGCTAAAACCAGTGCGGAAGACTTTGGAGATCCTGATTTGCACTCTATCACAAGAGAAAAG
- the LOC107472761 gene encoding pentatricopeptide repeat-containing protein At5g18950-like isoform X1: MIRAITCSHSLITPLRRSAPQTCQTQFRSLTLETKDGDHAGNINSNAKDRNFVDFVIEICRVTRTTPRWETTLLSQYPSFNFKDPSFFLHYLTHQHNAFLSLRFFYWLCSSCGFSPDQSSCSALFDELVNAGASKAAKALLDWPDFNPGPHSLEGYIRSLSSGGMVEDALHVFDELQKVGFCPSAETWKKSLLGCLKVGRTDLVWTLYGRMLESGVAANIDVEIVGYLVKALCVEGKVSKGYELLRQVLGNGLSPDNTVFNTLIRGFCKNGEYDRVSEILHIMIAKKGNPDIFTYQEVINGLLKENNSEGLRVFNDIKDRAYFPDRVMYTTVIEGLCKKGQLGVARKLWFEMIQKGLLPNEYTYNVMLHGYCKAGELVEAKKLFNDMRSRGYVGNTFNYTTMISGLCSHGEAHKAWVLFQKMPQRGVVRDLITYNSLINGLCNEGDLVKATKLFNELQTQGLQPSAFTFTPLIKGLCRFGETQEAIRLWNDMRDRHLIPPSITHDHIIKGLCKEGNSAEGMKWLRRMVRWELKPVRKTLEILICTLSQEKRLDDVLIVLDSMFRLGYTLEHSTIHFLVTIFNWKNDCFTSLCLEKILGNKR; this comes from the coding sequence ATGATCAGGGCAATAACATGTTCACATTCTCTTATTACACCCCTCCGCCGTAGCGCTCCCCAAACCTGTCAAACTCAATTCCGAAGCCTCACATTGGAGACCAAAGATGGGGATCATGCTGGCAACATCAACTCAAATGCCAAAGATCGTAACTTTGTTGATTTCGTCATCGAAATTTGCAGAGTCACTCGGACAACACCGCGTTGGGAGACTACCCTTCTTTCCCAATACCCATCTTTCAATTTCAAAGACCCTTCTTTCTTCCTACATTACCTGACCCACCAGCACAATGCGTTCCTCTCCCTTCGATTCTTTTACTGGCTTTGCTCTAGTTGTGGCTTTTCACCGGACCAATCTTCATGCAGCGCCCTCTTTGATGAACTTGTGAATGCTGGAGCATCTAAAGCTGCAAAGGCGTTGCTTGATTGGCCCGATTTTAACCCTGGGCCTCATTCATTGGAGGGTTACATAAGGAGCCTTAGCAGTGGTGGAATGGTTGAAGATGCActccatgtgtttgatgaattgcAAAAGGTTGGATTTTGTCCGTCAGCGGAAACTTGGAAGAAATCTCTATTGGGTTGTTTGAAGGTTGGGAGGACCGATCTGGTTTGGACATTGTATGGGCGTATGTTGGAATCTGGTGTTGCGGCTAACATTGATGTTGAGATTGTTGGATATCTGGTAAAGGCGCTATGTGTTGAAGGCAAGGTTTCGAAGGGATATGAACTTCTTAGGCAGGTTCTAGGGAATGGCTTGAGTCCTGACAATACTGTTTTTAACACACTTATTAGAGGGTTCTGTAAGAATGGAGAGTATGATAGGGTATCTGAGATCCTTCatatcatgattgccaagaagGGTAATCCAGATATCTTTACTTACCAAGAAGTCATCAATGGACTCTTGAAAGAGAACAATTCTGAGGGATTGCGGGTTTTCAATGATATCAAGGATAGAGCGTATTTCCCTGATAGAGTCATGTACACAACAGTGATCGAAGGCCTCTGCAAGAAGGGACAGCTTGGTGTCGCAAGGAAGTTGTGGTTTGAGATGATTCAAAAAGGGTTACTTCCTAATGAGTATACCTATAATGTAATGTTACATGGGTATTGTAAGGCTGGTGAACTTGTTGAGGCAAAGAAGCTCTTTAATGATATGCGTTCTAGAGGTTATGTAGGAAACACATTCAACTACACCACAATGATTTCGGGTTTGTGTTCACATGGTGAGGCACATAAAGCATGGGTCTTGTTTCAAAAAATGCCTCAAAGGGGTGTGGTTCGTGATTTGATCACTTACAATTCTTTGATTAATGGACTTTGCAATGAGGGGGATCTTGTTAAGGCAACAAAACTTTTTAATGAACTTCAGACACAGGGTTTACAGCCATCGGCTTTCACTTTTACTCCTCTTATAAAAGGACTTTGTAGATTTGGAGAAACGCAGGAGGCAATCAGGTTATGGAATGATATGCGCGATCGGCATTTAATACCACCCTCTATTACACACGACCATATTATTAAGGGGTTATGTAAAGAAGGCAATTCTGCAGAGGGAATGAAATGGCTGCGAAGAATGGTGAGATGGGAGCTAAAACCAGTGCGGAAGACTTTGGAGATCCTGATTTGCACTCTATCACAAGAGAAAAGGTTAGATGATGTTTTGATTGTCTTAGATTCAATGTTTAGATTGGGATATACACTTGAACATAGCACAATTCATTTTTTAGTGACGATATTTAACTGGAAAAATGATTGCTTTACTAGTTTATGTTTGGAGAAGATATTaggaaataaaagataa